A window of Patagioenas fasciata isolate bPatFas1 chromosome 27, bPatFas1.hap1, whole genome shotgun sequence genomic DNA:
GGGGGGCTGAGCTGGTCCCTTTCCCTGGGGGGGCCCAGGGCAGCGAAGGTGCTGCCTGGGGCAGGTGTGGGGTCCCTGGGGGATCCTCCTGCTCCGACGGGCAAGGGCTGTGGGGGGTCCATGGGCTCAGAGTGGGGGTGGCGGGTTTGGGACGCAGGGCTGACTCCTTCGGGGGGGCGGGGAGATCAGCAAGGTGCTATTTCCAATCTCCTAAGTCAACGATTTATATATATTTGGATGCAGCTCCTTTGTTTTCACGGTGTTCTGGGGAATCGGCCTTTTGTGTTGTCACGAGCACGGCAGCGggggttgtggggtttgtttaggtttattttttacaTAAAAGATTTGGTTTTTATAGTGAAAGATGCCTGAGGGTTTTCTTTACCAGCCCGCTGGTGGGCACAGACCCCAACACCCCGGTGGGGCTGGGATGGTGAGTGCTCCGGGGCTTTGTCCCTGACCCCAGTGTGCAGGGGGCCCATGACCGTCCCCGTGCGCACCCACCACCCCGGCCTGTTTAACGCTCCGGCGCTGAGCCCGGTGCATTCCAAGTGCACTTTGAATTAaaccccagctcctgccagcTCACTTAGATAATGCTTTTAGCTTAATAAGCAGCGTTTCGCTCTCCTTTTGCTCCCACCTTCCTCCTGGCACTTTGCAGCAACATTAATAGGCTGCAGTGGGGAGCGCAAGCCCAaaccagggtttggggggggtgtttCATGCCAAGAGTCTCCTTtccccccccagctcctgcccGGGGAGTGCGTGCTGCTCCCAGGGGGATCCTGCCCGGGGGGGACCAGCACCCCTGACCAGGGGCTGCCAGTGCTCCCCAGGCCGGTTTGCTGGGATGACCCCCCCACCCAGGCCCATCTCCGCAAGGGAATTCAGGAGCTGTGACTCATTAGATTTGTCTGGTGATCAATAATTTTTGCCAGCTGGTGTTTGGCTCCATTGCTGTTTTTCTTATTAATTTAGCAGAGGCTCTGGCTCCCTGGCAGCTGATGTTTGTGCTCCTTGTGGAGAGGGGCTTTTCCCAGCCCGGGGGCGGCAGCGCCCGgccggaggaggagaaggagcgtCCCGGTGGTCCAAAGGCAGCCGAGTCCCCCCGAGCGCCGGGGCACCCCGCGGTCCCTCTGCCGGCAGCACCGGGCAGGTGCGGGGTCCCCTGGGCCGTGCCCGGCGGGACCcaccgggggctgcggggccgcccGGACCCTCCCGTTCGGCTCGGGGACGGTGCGGACGCCACTGGCCGGGACCGGGGGCCGGTGCTGACGGCGGGGTCCAGCCGGTCCCTCCCCGTCGGtgccggccccgcccgcccggtACCGCCCCCGGCCCGGTACCGCCCCGGCGGGGCGCAGAGCGGCGGGGCCGGTGCGGGCACAtggcggggctgcgggcgctctggctgctgctggcggcggcgctgggcgcggggcgggggcacCCGCAGCCCTGCCgggtcccggccccccccggccccgccgtgcGCCTCGGGGCGCTgctgccgcccgccgcccgcGCCCGCCTCCGCGCCGCGCTGGCCACGGCCGCCGGGCCCGGGGGGAGCCCCGGGGGGGCGGTGCTGCCCCACAACCTCACCCTGGAGCTGGTGGCGGGCGGCCCGGCCGCGCGGGACCCGGGCTCGCTGGCGCGGTGGCTCTGCGGGGCGCTGGCGGGGCGCGGTGTCGCCGCCGTCCTGGCGCTGCCCCGCTCCCGtcgggagctgctccagctcgaCTTCCTCGCCGCCGCCCTCCAGGTGCCGTTCGTCAGCCTCCTGGACACCCGCGGGCCGCTGCCCTTCCGAGCGCAGGTAAGAGCCGCCCCGGTACCGGTACCGGCACCGGCCCCGGCCGGGCGCACCTCGGCACCGCTCTCGGGGCACTCGGATGCGACTGCGGGGACCGGGGCCGCCGGGACGCAGCTCCCGTCGCTGCTTGTGCCGGCTCTGTACCTTCTCCGTTCTTGCTCCGGCCCCGACTCCAATCCCGATCCTCGTTCAGCTCCATCCCGGCTCTGTCTCAAGGGTCCCCATCCCGGCTCCCCTCCGACTCCATCCCGACCCTAGTCCTGATCCCCTTCCCGACTCCAGTCCTGATCCCCATCTCGGCTCTATCCGGGCTCTATTCCAACCCCTCATCTTCGCTGCATCCTGACTCCCTCCCGGCTCCATCTCGGCTCTGTCCCGGCTCCGCTCCCGACTCGATCCCGATCCCCATTCTGACTTCAGTCCCGATCCCCATCCCGACTCGATCCCGGCTCTGTTCCTACCCCTCATCCTCGCTGCATCCCATCCCCTCCCGGCTCCTTCCTGGTCCCATCCCAGCTCTATCCCAGCCCCCTCCTGGCTCCTATTCCAGCCTCATCCTGCTCCAtgtctgctgctgcctctgggctCTTCCCACGGGCCGGAGCAGGGCAGGGGGACAGTCACCACCCCTGTGTGTTGACAGAGCCCTTTCCACTTCCACATGGACCGGCAGAGCTCACTGGAGACGCTGGTGGACGTGCTGGCGAGCGTCCTGCGGGCCGACGGCTGGCAGGAGGCCAGCCTGGTGCTCTGCCACCCCTGGGACGtctccagcttcctcagcctctgGGCTCGCCGCTCTCAGCTCTCCCTCCGCACCGTCCTGGACCTGGGCTACCTGGACGAGCCCGGGGCCACCCTCTACCTGCGGCAACGCGGGGAGCGCTTCAGGACCCTCTCCAGCCCCGCGCTGCTGCTGGGCTGCGACCTGCGGCGCGCTCGGCTCATCTTCCAGGCGGCCGAGGAGCTGCCGCAGGAGCTGCGCTGGGTGCTGGGGTCCCCGCTGAGCTCCGGTGAGCTGCAGAGCGAGGGGCTGCCCCTGGGGCTGCTGGCCTTCGGGGAGCTCAGCCGCCCGCCGCTGGAGCTCCTGGTGCAGGACGCGGTGGAGCTGGTGGCACAGGCCATTGCCAGCGCCGCCCGTGTCCGCCCCGACCCGGCTCTGCTGCAGACCACGGTGAACTGCCACGCCAGGCGCCGCGCACACGGCGAGTCCCCGGGGCTCTTCCTCTCCAGGTAAGGATGTGCTGGGCGTGCCCCTTTTCCCCACCCCGGCTCCATCAtgttggggtgcacggggggcagagctggaggaGCCCAGGGCTCTGTGCACACAGCCTGGTGCTGTCCCCTGTGTGCAACCGCTGCCGTGGGGCTCAGCTCCCCGTGGCCCCCATTGCCCTCCCCTGGGACATGCTTTGTGCTGGCTGTGCAGAGGGGACGTGTCATTTCAGATCTCCCTGATGCTGCCTAAGCATGGTTGCTCTATAAATATGAATAACCCTTGGTTGCGGGAGCACTGTGAgctgcagggcagcagcagcggggccggatcctgctgctcctcctgcccttaTCTGTGCTGACTCCATCCTGCCCCAGCCCCAAGCCCCATCCTCAATCCCTCAGAGCTGTGACACCCCCTGTCCCACCAGGTTCCTGGCCAACACGTCCTTCCAGGGCCGGACGGGCCCCGTGCGCGTGGAGGACGCGGTGCTGGTGCGCCCGGAGCAGCAGTTCCGTGTCTGGAGCCTGCGGCGGGACCCGCGTGGCGACCCAACCTGGGTGACGGTGGGGACCTGGCGGCACGGcgagctggagctggaggagggagCGTGGCAGAGCCAGCGCCAGCATGAGAGCCCCAGCGAGGGGGCCAGGGGGGCCCGCGTGCGGCTGCGGGTGGTGACGCTGGTGGAACATCCCTTCGTCTTCACCCGGGAGGCGGATGAGGACGGGACCTGCCCGGCCgggcagctctgcctggaccCCGGCACCAACGACTCAGCCGTGCTGGATTCCCTTTTCGAGGAGCTTGGTGCCACCAACGGCTCAGTGCCGCGGGCGTACAAGAAGTGCTGCTATGGGTACTGCATCGAcctgctggagaagctggccgAGGACATGCACTTTGACTTTGAGCTCTACATCGTGGGCGATGGGAAATACGGCGCCTGGAAGAACGGGCGCTGGACGGGGCTGGTGGGGGACCTGCTCAGCGGCACTGCCCACATGGCCGTTACCTCCTTCAGCATCAACTCGGCGCGGAGCAAAGTCATCGACTTCACCAGCCCCTTCTTTTCCACCAGCCTGGGCATCCTGGTGAGGACCAAGGACAC
This region includes:
- the GRIN3B gene encoding glutamate receptor ionotropic, NMDA 3B isoform X1, which translates into the protein MAGLRALWLLLAAALGAGRGHPQPCRVPAPPGPAVRLGALLPPAARARLRAALATAAGPGGSPGGAVLPHNLTLELVAGGPAARDPGSLARWLCGALAGRGVAAVLALPRSRRELLQLDFLAAALQVPFVSLLDTRGPLPFRAQSPFHFHMDRQSSLETLVDVLASVLRADGWQEASLVLCHPWDVSSFLSLWARRSQLSLRTVLDLGYLDEPGATLYLRQRGERFRTLSSPALLLGCDLRRARLIFQAAEELPQELRWVLGSPLSSGELQSEGLPLGLLAFGELSRPPLELLVQDAVELVAQAIASAARVRPDPALLQTTVNCHARRRAHGESPGLFLSRFLANTSFQGRTGPVRVEDAVLVRPEQQFRVWSLRRDPRGDPTWVTVGTWRHGELELEEGAWQSQRQHESPSEGARGARVRLRVVTLVEHPFVFTREADEDGTCPAGQLCLDPGTNDSAVLDSLFEELGATNGSVPRAYKKCCYGYCIDLLEKLAEDMHFDFELYIVGDGKYGAWKNGRWTGLVGDLLSGTAHMAVTSFSINSARSKVIDFTSPFFSTSLGILVRTKDTASPIGAFMWPLHWTMWVGVFVALHMTALFLTLYEWKSPYGMTPHGRNRLKIFSYSSALNLCYAILFGRTVSSKTPKCCTGRFLMNLWAIFCLLVLSSYTANLAAVMVGDKTFEELSGIHDSKLHHPSQGFRFGTVWESSAEEYIKKSFPEMHEHMRRYNVPTTPAGVTMLKTEPPKLNAFIMDKSLLDYEVSIDSDCKLLTVGKPFAIEGYGIGLPQNSPLTSTISEFISRYKSSGFIDLLHDKWYKMVPCGKRVFAVTETLQMGIYHFSGLFVLLCIGLSGSLLTSLGEHVFYRLVLPRIKRKKKFNYWLHTSQKIHRALNTCAEEQQSRQPSSEQSHAPRQPWRSLRRDVRRVRFQLDAAPREGSPRVLELRALDGKIQDLREQLRAALARRSELAAALGTAKSSRAASPPPAAEEPPEESCVLNAGTESSSCRS
- the GRIN3B gene encoding glutamate receptor ionotropic, NMDA 3B isoform X2, whose protein sequence is MAGLRALWLLLAAALGAGRGHPQPCRVPAPPGPAVRLGALLPPAARARLRAALATAAGPGGSPGGAVLPHNLTLELVAGGPAARDPGSLARWLCGALAGRGVAAVLALPRSRRELLQLDFLAAALQVPFVSLLDTRGPLPFRAQSPFHFHMDRQSSLETLVDVLASVLRADGWQEASLVLCHPWDVSSFLSLWARRSQLSLRTVLDLGYLDEPGATLYLRQRGERFRTLSSPALLLGCDLRRARLIFQAAEELPQELRWVLGSPLSSGELQSEGLPLGLLAFGELSRPPLELLVQDAVELVAQAIASAARVRPDPALLQTTVNCHARRRAHGESPGLFLSRFLANTSFQGRTGPVRVEDAVLVRPEQQFRVWSLRRDPRGDPTWVTVGTWRHGELELEEGAWQSQRQHESPSEGARGARVRLRVVTLVEHPFVFTREADEDGTCPAGQLCLDPGTNDSAVLDSLFEELGATNGSVPRAYKKCCYGYCIDLLEKLAEDMHFDFELYIVGDGKYGAWKNGRWTGLVGDLLSGTAHMAVTSFSINSARSKVIDFTSPFFSTSLGILVRTKDTASPIGAFMWPLHWTMWVGVFVALHMTALFLTLYEWKSPYGMTPHGRNRLKIFSYSSALNLCYAILFGRTVSSKTPKCCTGRFLMNLWAIFCLLVLSSYTANLAAVMVGDKTFEELSGIHDSKGFRFGTVWESSAEEYIKKSFPEMHEHMRRYNVPTTPAGVTMLKTEPPKLNAFIMDKSLLDYEVSIDSDCKLLTVGKPFAIEGYGIGLPQNSPLTSTISEFISRYKSSGFIDLLHDKWYKMVPCGKRVFAVTETLQMGIYHFSGLFVLLCIGLSGSLLTSLGEHVFYRLVLPRIKRKKKFNYWLHTSQKIHRALNTCAEEQQSRQPSSEQSHAPRQPWRSLRRDVRRVRFQLDAAPREGSPRVLELRALDGKIQDLREQLRAALARRSELAAALGTAKSSRAASPPPAAEEPPEESCVLNAGTESSSCRS